In Halobaculum magnesiiphilum, the following proteins share a genomic window:
- a CDS encoding ABC transporter ATP-binding protein, whose translation MSRGDSSASSDADRASASAAEGATEPAAAAGSADPTDADAGGPDTADPDAGGETLVEVRNLKKYYDDDGFLGDDPVKAVDGVSFDIRRGETLGLVGESGCGKTTLGRTILGLEDATDGEVVSDGRNVARLSGKQLREWQRDAQMVFQDPEASLNDRMTVGEIVREPLDAHDWGTPDERKRRVFELLDLVGLNEEHYYRYPHQFSGGQRQRVGIARSLALEPEFIVLDEPVSALDVSVQARVINLLEDLQEDLGLTYLFIAHDLSVVRHIADRVAVMYLGDIVELGDTEAVYTDPAHPYTRSLLSAIPGSHTGTDRRRVTLRGTPPSPRDPPQGCRFATRCPAKVRPEEFDDLSGTAWERLDALHTVFRERANSETGVTELLKQRLGLAAAADDIDEVVADLFGWHPDDGAVPEDVGPDEPLLSGDARAAVEDAVDAARRGDDAAAATLLTETFGSVCDEQRPERHVVDDDGRVSACVRHDAEYESPGPVMARRYGDDD comes from the coding sequence ATGAGCCGCGGCGACTCGTCGGCGAGTTCGGACGCGGACCGGGCGAGCGCGTCGGCCGCCGAGGGAGCGACAGAACCGGCGGCGGCAGCCGGAAGCGCCGACCCTACCGACGCTGACGCCGGCGGCCCCGACACAGCCGACCCGGACGCCGGGGGCGAGACGCTCGTCGAGGTCCGGAACCTGAAGAAGTACTACGACGACGACGGGTTCCTCGGCGACGACCCGGTCAAGGCCGTCGACGGCGTCTCCTTCGACATCCGCCGCGGCGAGACGCTCGGGCTCGTCGGCGAGTCCGGCTGCGGGAAGACGACGCTCGGCCGGACGATCCTCGGCCTCGAGGACGCGACCGACGGCGAGGTCGTCTCGGACGGGCGCAACGTGGCACGCCTCTCGGGGAAGCAGCTCCGCGAGTGGCAGCGGGACGCACAGATGGTGTTTCAGGACCCCGAGGCGAGCCTGAACGACCGGATGACGGTCGGCGAGATCGTCCGGGAACCGCTGGACGCCCACGACTGGGGGACCCCCGACGAGCGGAAACGACGCGTGTTCGAGCTGCTCGATCTCGTCGGGCTCAACGAGGAGCACTATTACCGCTACCCCCACCAGTTCTCGGGCGGGCAGCGCCAGCGCGTCGGGATCGCCCGGTCGCTCGCGCTCGAACCCGAGTTCATCGTGCTCGACGAGCCGGTGTCCGCCCTCGACGTGAGCGTCCAGGCGCGGGTGATCAACCTCCTGGAGGACCTTCAGGAGGACCTCGGACTGACGTACCTGTTCATCGCGCACGACCTCTCGGTCGTCCGCCACATCGCCGACCGCGTCGCCGTGATGTACCTCGGCGACATCGTCGAGCTGGGCGACACCGAGGCGGTGTACACCGACCCGGCGCACCCGTACACCCGGTCGCTGCTGTCGGCGATCCCCGGCAGCCACACGGGCACCGACCGCCGGCGCGTGACGCTGCGCGGGACGCCCCCGTCGCCGCGGGACCCCCCGCAGGGGTGTCGCTTCGCCACCCGCTGCCCGGCGAAGGTCCGTCCCGAGGAGTTCGACGACCTCTCGGGGACCGCCTGGGAGCGCCTCGACGCGCTCCACACGGTGTTCCGCGAGCGCGCGAACAGCGAGACGGGAGTGACGGAACTGCTGAAGCAGCGCCTCGGGCTCGCGGCGGCCGCCGACGACATCGACGAGGTGGTCGCCGACCTGTTCGGCTGGCATCCCGACGACGGCGCCGTCCCCGAGGACGTGGGCCCGGACGAGCCGCTCCTGTCGGGCGACGCCCGCGCGGCCGTCGAGGACGCCGTCGACGCCGCCCGCCGGGGCGACGACGCGGCGGCGGCGACGCTGCTCACGGAGACGTTCGGCTCCGTCTGTGACGAGCAGCGCCCCGAACGGCACGTCGTCGACGACGACGGCCGCGTCAGCGCGTGCGTCCGCCACGACGCGGAGTACGAGTCGCCCGGTCCCGTCATGGCGCGTCGGTACGGCGACGACGACTGA
- a CDS encoding metallophosphoesterase family protein — protein MVTPLDRSGSPAGSLMAALDRPRTDDRTRVAVIADPHLSTEESGTSKLFDRTEAHVAAAVADIAERDVDATLCVGDITKDGEPWNFDRFDEIAADLEAPFYSIPGNHDVPKEGYDHENLPMADFAERYTPDGQGFPFHAAVGGIDVIGVNTAGTEEWLYDSHAGTVPEEQLDELDALLADAETPLVLAHHNLPAMSEQVHEHRELAEPDMFVPPEMDDPEPFVQTLERHDVPLLLTGHLHMPSAATQGSIRELMMPTTCSFPQGYCLLDIGPEGTEVRFVPVADFDGMVVGHRERSSDSVTARGLTGMAAARLAQFPLVEE, from the coding sequence ATGGTCACACCGCTCGACAGGTCCGGGTCCCCGGCGGGCTCGTTGATGGCCGCGCTCGACCGGCCACGCACCGACGATCGGACGCGCGTCGCCGTCATCGCCGACCCGCACCTCTCGACGGAGGAGTCGGGCACCTCGAAGCTGTTCGATCGCACCGAGGCGCACGTCGCCGCCGCCGTCGCCGACATCGCCGAGCGCGACGTGGACGCGACGCTGTGCGTCGGCGACATCACGAAGGACGGCGAGCCGTGGAACTTCGACCGGTTCGACGAGATCGCCGCGGACCTCGAGGCGCCCTTCTACTCGATCCCGGGCAACCACGACGTGCCCAAGGAGGGGTACGACCACGAGAACCTCCCGATGGCCGACTTCGCCGAGCGGTACACTCCCGACGGCCAGGGCTTTCCGTTTCACGCCGCCGTCGGCGGGATCGACGTGATCGGCGTCAACACCGCAGGAACCGAGGAATGGCTCTACGACTCGCACGCCGGGACCGTCCCCGAGGAGCAGCTCGACGAGCTGGACGCCCTGCTCGCGGACGCGGAGACGCCGCTCGTGCTCGCGCACCACAACCTCCCGGCGATGTCCGAGCAGGTCCACGAGCACCGGGAGCTGGCCGAGCCCGACATGTTCGTCCCCCCGGAGATGGACGACCCCGAGCCGTTCGTCCAGACGCTCGAACGCCACGACGTGCCGCTGTTGCTCACCGGGCACCTCCACATGCCGTCGGCGGCGACGCAGGGGTCGATCCGCGAGCTGATGATGCCGACGACGTGCTCGTTCCCGCAGGGGTACTGCCTCCTCGACATCGGCCCCGAGGGCACCGAGGTGCGGTTCGTCCCCGTCGCCGACTTCGACGGGATGGTCGTCGGCCACCGCGAGCGGTCGTCCGACTCCGTCACCGCGCGCGGGCTGACGGGGATGGCGGCCGCGCGGCTCGCACAGTTCCCGCTGGTCGAGGAGTGA
- a CDS encoding ABC transporter substrate-binding protein — protein MSEDTTRRRFLTAAGSGVAAALAGCSGNQPDEQSTEAETDTPESTSTATATPEPERQYTGGTLQLASNGPVQTLDPINAKGSGAGYNQYNGTLMTFENGDLPPVAGLATDYEVSEDGRTYTFQLREGVRFHNGDELTAQDFVYSWERLAGAEETRNADDIVGDTFAIDHEKQSDMDGVSAYIPGTLAVEAVDDYTFEFTMATAFTGTMSQIASGTFAPIPEGSVAYPKDYEDHEGVDGLMWEGEYEYNEYFSTQGDGPYFAGVGPFQIDSWSKGDAITLSAFEDYYGEGPYIDEIVYTVIGNQQTRFSRFKNGNLDVLLNGMPTAAFNSERRSIDRDRGTYRTGTYELDNGETVNYGEAPALDTDYLVFNCARTPKPVRQAIAYLINQERISQDVYKGLQPSAYHLTPPGAFMAREGENPGENYNKHYQDGHRNQLDRYADGYPYGVGEARIGEAQRVMEEAGYGENERAEVEFTVFSGDGSWDSIAQTLRDKATAAYIDINIVKADFGTIIGQALDGSMDMFSLGDGMEWPESDNFLRFIPPYDNPSGMFTRWTYQVVCSEVDFDGDGAETVGANVYEQLDGDFPEDHVKVNTDGNQVRVAIENVTPNELESALDAAGYSHGGAESTQAPFDPLMPRSDRQWDTYLENRGPSDEAVRARDEVYYFQEEVNWAAVQELPLVHSITQRLWQDRVNVRMAGTMVNQTFNTLTLEDQDGN, from the coding sequence ATGTCCGAGGACACCACTCGGCGGCGCTTTCTCACGGCGGCAGGCTCGGGCGTGGCGGCGGCGCTCGCGGGCTGCTCCGGGAACCAGCCGGACGAACAGTCGACCGAGGCCGAAACCGACACGCCGGAATCGACGTCGACGGCGACCGCGACGCCGGAACCCGAACGGCAGTACACCGGCGGGACGCTCCAGTTGGCCTCCAACGGCCCCGTCCAGACGCTCGACCCGATAAACGCGAAGGGGTCGGGGGCGGGATACAACCAGTACAACGGGACGCTCATGACGTTCGAGAACGGGGACCTGCCGCCGGTCGCCGGGCTCGCGACCGACTACGAGGTCTCCGAGGACGGCCGCACGTACACCTTCCAGCTCCGGGAGGGCGTGCGCTTCCACAACGGCGACGAGCTGACGGCGCAGGACTTCGTCTACTCGTGGGAGCGGCTCGCGGGCGCCGAGGAGACCCGCAACGCCGACGACATCGTCGGCGACACGTTCGCCATCGACCACGAGAAGCAAAGCGACATGGACGGCGTCTCGGCGTACATCCCCGGCACGCTGGCCGTCGAGGCGGTCGACGACTACACCTTCGAGTTCACGATGGCGACCGCGTTCACGGGAACGATGTCGCAGATCGCCAGCGGGACGTTCGCGCCGATCCCCGAGGGGTCGGTCGCGTACCCGAAGGACTACGAGGACCACGAGGGCGTGGACGGCCTCATGTGGGAGGGGGAGTACGAGTATAACGAGTACTTCTCGACCCAGGGCGACGGCCCGTACTTCGCTGGCGTCGGGCCGTTCCAGATCGACTCCTGGAGCAAGGGCGACGCGATCACCCTGTCGGCGTTCGAGGACTACTACGGCGAGGGGCCGTACATCGACGAGATCGTCTACACCGTCATCGGCAACCAGCAGACGCGCTTCTCCCGGTTCAAGAACGGGAACCTCGACGTGCTGCTCAACGGGATGCCGACGGCGGCGTTCAACTCCGAGCGCCGGAGCATCGACCGCGACCGCGGCACCTACCGGACGGGCACGTACGAGCTCGACAACGGCGAGACCGTCAACTACGGCGAGGCGCCCGCGCTCGACACGGACTACCTCGTGTTCAACTGCGCTCGCACGCCCAAGCCGGTCCGGCAGGCCATCGCGTACCTGATCAACCAGGAGCGGATCTCTCAGGACGTGTACAAGGGCCTGCAGCCCTCGGCGTACCACCTCACGCCGCCGGGCGCGTTCATGGCCCGCGAGGGCGAGAACCCCGGCGAGAACTACAACAAGCACTACCAGGACGGGCACCGCAACCAGCTCGACCGCTACGCCGACGGCTATCCCTACGGGGTCGGCGAGGCGCGGATCGGCGAGGCCCAGCGCGTCATGGAGGAGGCCGGCTACGGCGAGAACGAGCGTGCGGAAGTCGAGTTCACGGTGTTCTCCGGCGACGGCTCCTGGGACTCGATCGCTCAGACACTGCGCGACAAGGCGACCGCCGCCTACATCGACATCAACATCGTGAAGGCCGACTTCGGGACGATCATCGGCCAGGCGCTCGACGGGTCGATGGACATGTTCTCGCTGGGCGACGGCATGGAGTGGCCCGAGTCGGACAATTTCCTCCGATTCATCCCGCCGTACGACAATCCCAGCGGAATGTTCACCCGGTGGACGTACCAGGTCGTCTGCTCGGAGGTCGACTTCGACGGCGACGGCGCCGAGACGGTCGGCGCGAACGTGTACGAGCAACTCGACGGCGACTTCCCCGAGGACCACGTCAAGGTGAACACCGACGGCAACCAGGTCCGCGTCGCCATCGAGAACGTCACCCCCAACGAGCTGGAGTCGGCGCTCGATGCGGCGGGGTACAGCCACGGCGGGGCCGAGTCGACCCAGGCGCCGTTCGACCCGCTCATGCCTCGCTCCGACCGCCAGTGGGACACGTACCTCGAAAACCGCGGGCCCAGCGACGAGGCGGTTCGCGCCCGCGACGAAGTGTACTACTTCCAGGAGGAGGTCAACTGGGCGGCCGTCCAGGAGCTCCCGCTCGTGCACTCGATCACCCAGCGGCTCTGGCAGGACCGGGTGAACGTCCGCATGGCCGGGACGATGGTGAATCAGACGTTCAACACGCTCACGCTCGAGGACCAGGACGGGAACTGA
- a CDS encoding ABC transporter ATP-binding protein produces MRPNPVDGADEPPTGDGLRTDGGDALLEVEGLTTVFHTDKETIRAVDDVSFAVEEGETLGIVGESGSGKSVTARSILGLIDSPGTIESGSIRFRGNELTGGNWDTHRGDVSIVFQDPSNSLNPVYTVGNQIRETLRIHQGLTGAAAREEAVRLLESVGIPDARRRVTEYPHQFSGGMKQRAVIAVALACDPDLLVCDEPTTALDVTIQAQILELLDELQEEEDLAIVFITHDMGVIEETADRVNVMYAGEMVESAPVEELFDSPQHPYTRGLLASIPGRTVSGDRLPTIGGEVPTPTTEPTDCRFADRCPEAFDACERVHPEPVRVGPDHTAACLLHEEAYDHDPDAGAPGAERGVDGADDAVADGGDRE; encoded by the coding sequence ATGCGACCGAACCCGGTCGACGGCGCCGACGAGCCTCCGACCGGCGACGGCCTCAGAACGGACGGCGGCGACGCGCTCCTCGAGGTGGAGGGGCTGACGACCGTCTTCCACACCGACAAGGAGACGATCCGCGCGGTCGACGACGTCTCCTTCGCCGTCGAGGAGGGCGAGACGCTCGGGATCGTCGGCGAGTCCGGGTCGGGGAAGTCCGTGACGGCCCGCTCGATCCTCGGGCTGATCGACTCGCCCGGAACCATCGAGTCCGGCTCGATCCGCTTCCGGGGGAACGAACTGACCGGCGGGAACTGGGACACCCACCGCGGCGACGTCTCGATCGTGTTCCAGGACCCGAGCAACTCGCTCAACCCGGTGTACACCGTCGGGAACCAGATCCGCGAGACGCTGCGGATCCACCAGGGGCTCACCGGCGCGGCCGCCCGCGAGGAGGCCGTCCGGCTGCTGGAGTCGGTAGGGATCCCCGACGCCCGCCGGCGGGTCACGGAGTACCCGCATCAGTTCTCCGGCGGGATGAAACAGCGGGCGGTCATCGCCGTCGCGCTGGCGTGCGACCCGGACCTGCTCGTCTGTGACGAGCCGACGACGGCCCTCGACGTGACCATTCAGGCGCAGATACTGGAACTGCTCGACGAACTGCAAGAGGAGGAGGATCTCGCGATCGTGTTCATCACCCACGACATGGGCGTCATCGAGGAGACCGCCGACCGCGTGAACGTCATGTACGCCGGCGAGATGGTGGAGTCCGCGCCGGTCGAGGAGCTGTTCGACTCCCCGCAGCACCCGTACACGCGGGGGCTCCTGGCGTCGATCCCCGGGCGGACGGTCAGCGGCGACCGCCTGCCGACGATCGGCGGGGAGGTGCCCACGCCGACGACGGAGCCGACCGACTGCCGCTTTGCCGACCGCTGTCCGGAGGCGTTCGACGCGTGCGAACGCGTCCACCCGGAGCCGGTCCGGGTCGGCCCCGACCACACCGCCGCGTGTCTGCTCCACGAGGAGGCGTACGACCACGACCCGGACGCGGGCGCCCCCGGAGCCGAACGCGGTGTCGACGGCGCCGACGACGCCGTCGCCGACGGGGGTGATCGCGAATGA
- a CDS encoding carbohydrate kinase family protein: MTGRDAAGGDTGDGGGGGDGDGGATADAEPDGTLVGDPPAPEVVTVGAATVDRTYRVTNIPEPDGGAYADTVAEAFGGVGANVALASARLGRSTGLIARLGDDDVGARVAADLDASPIDDARVRRKSGTSTHCVILRDGDGKRSIVTAGDSAKRLRLSEADRAALAGADAAFLTAYNPDQVHRDAIEVARRPEAPPFVFDLSGPLAELAGRGAREETIDRWVEAADLFVVGEVAAESYLGCTGREAAAELRSRGAGRVAVTAGPDGAVLGDGEGLHELPAFEVPVVDETGAGDAYAAALIVRWVLGGDDVHEAGRFAAAAAALNVTGDGARGGLATRAEVESFLAERGERGGRGGRGDRGDR, translated from the coding sequence ATGACCGGCCGCGACGCCGCGGGCGGCGACACGGGCGACGGCGGAGGCGGTGGTGATGGCGACGGCGGCGCGACCGCGGACGCCGAGCCCGATGGAACGCTGGTCGGCGACCCGCCAGCACCCGAGGTCGTCACCGTCGGCGCCGCGACCGTCGACCGCACCTACCGCGTCACCAACATCCCCGAACCCGACGGCGGCGCCTACGCCGACACGGTCGCCGAGGCGTTCGGCGGCGTCGGCGCCAACGTCGCGCTCGCGAGCGCGCGCCTCGGTCGCTCGACCGGACTGATCGCCCGGCTCGGTGACGACGACGTCGGCGCCCGGGTCGCCGCCGACCTCGACGCGAGCCCGATCGACGACGCCCGCGTCCGGCGGAAGTCGGGAACGAGCACGCATTGCGTAATACTCCGTGACGGCGACGGGAAACGGAGCATCGTGACCGCCGGCGACTCGGCGAAGCGCCTTCGGCTCTCGGAGGCGGATCGCGCCGCGCTCGCGGGCGCCGACGCCGCCTTCCTCACGGCCTATAACCCCGACCAGGTCCACCGCGACGCGATCGAGGTCGCCCGGCGACCCGAGGCGCCGCCGTTCGTCTTCGACCTCTCGGGACCGCTCGCGGAGTTGGCCGGGCGCGGCGCGCGCGAGGAGACGATCGACCGGTGGGTCGAGGCGGCCGACCTGTTCGTCGTCGGCGAGGTCGCCGCCGAATCGTATCTGGGGTGCACGGGGCGGGAGGCGGCAGCGGAGCTGCGTTCGCGGGGTGCCGGTCGCGTCGCCGTCACCGCCGGGCCGGACGGTGCCGTCCTCGGCGACGGGGAGGGGCTCCACGAGCTCCCGGCGTTCGAGGTGCCGGTCGTCGACGAGACGGGCGCCGGCGACGCGTACGCGGCGGCGCTGATCGTTCGCTGGGTGCTCGGCGGGGACGACGTTCACGAGGCGGGGCGATTCGCGGCGGCGGCCGCCGCGCTGAACGTTACCGGGGACGGGGCACGCGGCGGGCTGGCGACTCGCGCGGAGGTCGAGTCGTTCCTCGCCGAGCGAGGCGAGCGTGGCGGTCGCGGCGGTCGCGGTGATCGCGGCGATCGATAG
- a CDS encoding ABC transporter permease, translating to MATQFNTYTEGEAAPLRDRVMANPRPAAVWVGVAAVLFGLQGGAVVQFLVALIVDAASALPGVAVPAAVSALERVADAVPTLLSRETIPNRGYYDGSGYVGTFLGLSPDLAWLLRVTLIYAYSFAALAWVWIGYERYRTHYRIADWTPRDDVIDRFRGHKWGLFGVVVVAMFFVMVLFAPALSPTTTAANLEDPYGHEVTYWADGETQTVTVGQANLGSQSQGTPQENVGPMQYDDYGRIHPFGTLPSGKDLFTFIAHGSRISLIIGLVSVGLSVSIAVVLALMTAYYKGKIDLGAVLVSDAVMGMPQLLLLIMLSVILSGTWIGKIYSGAFVLALIFAGTGWPAMWRSFRGPALQVSNREWVDAAKSFGQTPGTIMRKHMLPYITGYVLVYGSMTLGGAIIAIAGLSFLGLGVNPPTPEWGRAVNAGQDYVTTASWHISLIPGILITLVVTGFNALGDGVRDAIDPESDAEDQGGASGRGGGA from the coding sequence ATGGCTACACAATTCAACACGTACACCGAAGGCGAGGCCGCACCGCTTCGAGACAGAGTCATGGCGAACCCCCGCCCGGCTGCGGTGTGGGTCGGCGTCGCCGCCGTGTTGTTCGGGCTGCAGGGGGGCGCGGTCGTGCAGTTCCTCGTGGCGCTGATCGTGGACGCCGCGTCGGCGCTCCCTGGCGTCGCCGTTCCCGCCGCCGTGAGCGCGCTCGAACGGGTTGCCGACGCCGTCCCGACGCTGCTATCGCGAGAGACGATCCCGAACCGAGGGTACTACGACGGCAGCGGCTACGTCGGCACGTTCCTCGGCCTGTCGCCGGATCTCGCGTGGCTCCTCCGGGTCACGCTCATCTACGCGTACTCGTTCGCGGCGCTGGCGTGGGTGTGGATCGGCTACGAGCGGTACCGCACCCACTACCGGATCGCCGACTGGACGCCCCGCGACGACGTGATCGACCGGTTCCGCGGCCACAAGTGGGGCCTGTTCGGCGTCGTCGTCGTCGCGATGTTCTTCGTGATGGTCCTGTTCGCGCCGGCGCTCTCCCCGACGACGACGGCGGCGAACCTCGAAGACCCCTACGGACACGAGGTCACCTACTGGGCCGACGGCGAAACCCAGACCGTGACCGTCGGCCAGGCGAACCTGGGGTCGCAGTCGCAGGGAACCCCCCAGGAGAACGTCGGCCCGATGCAGTACGACGACTACGGACGGATCCACCCGTTCGGGACCCTCCCCAGCGGGAAGGACTTGTTTACCTTCATCGCCCACGGGTCTCGGATCTCGCTGATCATCGGACTGGTGTCCGTGGGCCTCTCGGTGTCGATCGCGGTCGTCCTCGCGCTGATGACGGCGTACTACAAGGGGAAGATCGACCTCGGCGCGGTGCTGGTCTCCGACGCGGTGATGGGGATGCCGCAGTTGCTCCTGCTCATCATGCTGTCGGTGATCCTCTCGGGGACGTGGATCGGGAAGATCTACTCGGGGGCGTTCGTGCTCGCGTTGATCTTCGCGGGCACGGGCTGGCCGGCGATGTGGCGCTCGTTCCGCGGTCCGGCGTTGCAGGTGTCGAACCGCGAGTGGGTCGACGCCGCGAAGTCGTTCGGACAGACCCCCGGGACGATCATGCGAAAGCACATGCTCCCGTACATCACCGGCTACGTGCTCGTGTACGGCTCGATGACGCTTGGCGGGGCGATCATCGCCATCGCCGGCCTCTCGTTCCTCGGGCTGGGCGTCAACCCGCCCACGCCCGAGTGGGGACGGGCGGTCAACGCCGGTCAGGACTACGTGACGACCGCCTCCTGGCACATCTCGCTCATCCCCGGCATCCTGATCACACTCGTCGTGACCGGGTTCAACGCCCTCGGTGACGGCGTTCGCGACGCGATCGATCCGGAGTCCGACGCGGAGGATCAGGGCGGCGCCAGCGGCCGCGGGGGTGGTGCCTGA
- a CDS encoding ABC transporter permease has product MNRLKYIVKRVLMSVPVLWLGTSMTWFIIYQGPVDPAANLLSGNERLTEAKYEAARTELGLDQPPLQHYVDWMWNLFTLDLGQTWLVYTGSNVGALVLDFLPRTVWLGFWSVLIAILIGVPLGFYAGIRSNTVADYIASVSGIVWRAMPNFWLAVILLALLVGSEPLFGFDWDTFLVDLPSGVTGNPGLSYMAGDPLALFTQPGETLAAIKKILPAALVLGSASMGNEMRIGRTAVLETKNEQYVDFARARGVSGRAIVWKHVFRNALVPLVPVITTEAFLLIGGSVLVESVFGINGMGKLFFDAAIQGDLPLVGSLMFVFIVLMLTINIAQDILYTLIDPRVGYDGT; this is encoded by the coding sequence ATGAACCGGCTGAAATACATCGTCAAACGCGTTCTCATGTCCGTTCCCGTCCTGTGGTTGGGAACCAGCATGACCTGGTTCATCATCTACCAGGGCCCCGTGGATCCGGCTGCCAACCTCCTGAGCGGAAACGAGCGCCTCACGGAGGCGAAATACGAGGCGGCCCGGACGGAACTGGGCCTCGATCAACCGCCTTTACAGCACTACGTCGACTGGATGTGGAACCTGTTCACCCTCGATCTCGGACAGACCTGGCTCGTATACACCGGGTCGAACGTCGGCGCGCTGGTGCTGGATTTCCTCCCGCGCACCGTCTGGCTCGGCTTCTGGTCGGTGCTCATCGCCATCCTGATCGGCGTTCCCCTGGGCTTTTACGCCGGGATCCGGTCGAACACGGTCGCCGACTACATCGCCTCCGTCTCCGGGATCGTCTGGCGTGCGATGCCGAACTTCTGGCTCGCGGTGATCCTCCTCGCGCTGCTGGTCGGCTCGGAGCCGCTGTTCGGCTTCGATTGGGACACCTTCCTGGTCGACCTTCCCTCCGGCGTGACCGGAAATCCCGGCCTGTCGTACATGGCCGGCGACCCCCTCGCGCTGTTCACACAGCCGGGGGAGACGCTCGCGGCGATCAAGAAGATCCTCCCGGCCGCGCTCGTGTTGGGCTCGGCGTCGATGGGCAACGAGATGCGTATCGGCCGGACCGCGGTCCTCGAAACGAAGAACGAACAGTACGTCGACTTCGCGCGCGCCCGCGGCGTCTCCGGGCGTGCGATCGTCTGGAAGCACGTGTTCCGGAACGCGCTCGTCCCGCTGGTTCCCGTGATCACCACGGAGGCGTTCCTCCTCATCGGCGGCAGTGTTCTCGTCGAGTCCGTGTTCGGGATCAACGGGATGGGGAAGCTGTTCTTCGACGCCGCGATCCAGGGCGACCTCCCGCTGGTCGGGTCGCTCATGTTCGTGTTCATCGTGCTCATGCTCACGATCAACATCGCACAGGACATCCTCTACACCCTGATCGACCCCCGCGTCGGCTACGACGGGACCTGA